The Eptesicus fuscus isolate TK198812 chromosome 16, DD_ASM_mEF_20220401, whole genome shotgun sequence DNA window TCTCCTCTAAAACCCCTAGGACCAGGTTCTGTCTACAGTGCCTACATTTCTACCCTtggcccttctcctctcctctctctctaatctcTTCTTTCAGTGAGGCCCAATCACACGTATAGGGACAGAACCGACCGTGGCCAACAGCATGAGCATGAGTATGAGTCAGACAAGCAGGTGAGTCCCAGCCTCACCACTTAGAAGCCTCATGACATGACCAAGTTCCCTTGGGCTTCTGTGATCCATCCAGTTTCCTTAtccttaaaatgaaattaaagccTCATTATCTCCtggggttattgtgaagattaatcCATGCAAGGCACCTGGAACTGCTCAGTGAGTGGTAGCTATTGTCTGAAAAGGCCAGgttccctctgccttccagcccTGTTCACTCTCCCTGAAATATCCTCTCCTGGGACCTCCCCCTGCAACTGAGACCCTAGCTGAGCCTCCTGAACCCTTCTTGCGAGTGAGCCTGTGGTTCCTGGGCAGATGAATGGGAAGATCTGAGGAGGGACTGACTGGGAGAGAGGGGAAGCAGGAAAAACACCTAAGTATAGTCTTCCGCTGATTATCTGGGAGGGATGTGCATAGAGGTCTGTAGCTACTGAgtgctcctcttccctccccatcaCACTGCACCAGGGTGATTAGTCACCAGTGGGATACATTAATCTCAGAAATGTCTGCCCCTGGAGGATACATTAATCTCAGAAATGTCTGCCCCTGGAGGTAGGCTGGCAGTTACTCCAACCTCCGCCTCGGTGGGCGGGACCATCCTATCCTGTCGCCACTGCCTCTGCCCTCCTAGTGGGAACATTTTCCGCCCCACAGTGGAGTGGAGGTCCCGGAAGTAGGGGTGTTCCCCTCTCTCCCAGCTTGCATCACTTTGTGACTCAGCCTAGGGTTCTttcaggtggggtggggagaaggggcggggctCCATTCACAAATGACCTCAGGTGGGAAAAGAAAGTCAGGCAAAACGACCTCAATTTGGGGCCCGGCTTGAGGTTAGGAGCAAGGTCTCAGAGGTTTCAGGGGGATCACAGGCTCGGGGAACTGCGACCCACGCAGTTCGAAAGGGAGGTCCTCCCGCAGCCACTGGAGCTCATCCTCCTCCGCTCAGCCCCAGTCCCCTGGGCTCTGAAGGCTGGCTAGATGCCAGGGACCAAATCCTGACCCAGGGGCTCTTCCTTTGTACAATCGCCATAATTATATCACCTACCTTGTAGGGTTGCTTGCTATGAGGGTTAAAGAAAACCGCTCCGCACATGCCAAGCAAGGGATACCCGAAATAACCAGCAGATTTTGCTCTCGTTGCTCGGGGCGGGATTGAGGCGTGATGCAATGGAGTCTCCACTTTATTCTCAATCACTAGGAAAGGTGGGCGTCTGCCCTGTGAGCCGGAAGAGGCCGAGGTCGACAGCCACCCTCCATCCGCAACCCGGACAGGGTGCGGAGCGCCGAGGCGAGAGGGCTGGAAGTCTAGCGCCCCAGAGCGAGGGCGGTGGCTTTGCCTTCAATCGTCCACCTGTATCTCCTCGTCTGACAGGTGGGGCCCGGAGTCCGGCCGCGCCGGGCCCAgaccgaggccgaggccgaggccgcgaCCGCGGGCGCTGTCTGGCAGCGCGAGGCGGCCCTGGACTTCGGGGTTCCACGCGCGCAGCGAGGCCACGTCGGCGCGCATCTCCTCCACGTCGCGCTTGAGCTTGGCGCGCCGGTTCTGGAACCACGTGACGACCTGCGCGTTGGCCAGGCCGAGCCTCGCCGCCAGCCCGTCCCGCTCGGAGGGCGCCAGGTACTTCTGGAACCCGAAGCGCCGCTCCAGCTCCAGCACCTGCTGCGCCGTGAACGCCGTGCGGGACTTCCGCCGTCGGCGGCCCGCCGGGCCGTGGCCCGGAGCGTCCGGGGCCGCGCGGCCTGCGGAGATGGGGTGGGAGTCAGTCTCCAGGCTGCGGGCGTGGGCTTCAGTCCTGGAGGAAAATCCCGCCGCTACCAGAGTTCCAGGGTGGGGGTGAAGGTGCGGGAGCTAGACCGCGGTCCCTTAGCGAGGTGCGCGAGGGGCAGGCCGAGGAAGGGCGTGGGGGCACGAAGTGGAACCCGCCCCTGGGATGCGGGAGGCAGCAGGATGGGGGCATCTGGcgagaggggtgggaggaaggcgGGCCGGGCCAGGGGAGGCAAGCCGCAGGGTCGGGACGTCCGGCGCGCGCCTGTGAGGCCTCCCGGAGGCTCCGATGGAGCCGGCCTGCAGGTTGGGGCCCGCACCAGAGGTGGGGACCAACCGCGGTCAGAGGAGGGGCAGCTGACCGGCCTGGTGAGTGTAACAGGACCCCGACCCGGCCCTTCTTTAGACTCGTGGGTCGTGTGGGGCACCCTCGGCTTACTCTGGGTTCAGGACACACTCTTTCCCCCCAGcacagaagggagggaggtggtgggtgtgTAGGGGGCAAGGAAAGGCGGAGTTCGATCCTGGGGCCCTTGCGCCCTCTCGGGAGGAGAGGGACTCGGAGCGGAGCGCGATGACCCGGAGAGCCCGAGCCTCGCCTCCCAGCACTTTCTACGCCTGCCTGGCCCCAGCCCACTCGTTTACCGCCTCCGGCTCAGGCCTTTTGTCTCCTCTCTCCGGCCTTTCCGTCGCGATTGCCCCGCCTACAGCGAAAGGACTAAGGGGTCGCTCAGTTCTGGACAGCCCGGCCCTTCCCCTCGGCGGGCGCCGGCAGCCAGGGAGCCTGGGAACTAAGCGAGGGGAGGTGAGCAGCCGGAGTTACAAGACCCGGCAcgtgggctgagggcagggggcagggggcagggggcaggttgGGGTGGCGGCCAGGATGCACAAAGGTGGAGCCGGGGGACTtggaggagagagatggggagaaggCCAAGTCACAGGGCGCGACCCGGCCGGCGCTGTACCTTCAGAGGGCTGCAGAGCGAGCCCGTCAAGTCCGCGGAAGGCGTTGCTAGTCAGCTCCTCCAGCGCGCCCAGCGGCGACGTGGGACCTGGGCTCGACTCTGGCAGCTGCGGCGCAGAGGGTCCTCGAGGCACCGTGCTGGGGCCGAGGATATCCGCGATGCTGAAGGGTGTCCGGGCTGTCCGGGGCTCGGGGCCCGAGCTcatggccggccggccgggctgtgGCGGTCCTGCCGCCCGCTGTGCTCGGCTCCGCAGCTGCCTGGGCCCCAGCGCGCGCGGCTCCCGATCTGGGCCCCCGTCTCGGACCCGCCCCCCACGCTGGGCCCGAGCCCCGAGTGCCCCTCCTCCTGCGCCCCCGCTCCCTAACCCCGGGCCGCCGTCGACCTGGAGCTGGTAGACGTCCCGGCAGCGGTATTTCTTCTACAGGCTACGGGGGCGCGCAGGGAAGCCGGCGGAATAACTCGCCAGAACTGGCCCCCTGGCTGCTCCGCGCTGCCGGGCGCGGCCCTGTGCTCGCTCTGGCTGGACCCTTCCTGGGCGGCCCCCTCCCGCCTAGCCGCCGCTCCGGCTCATAAACTCTCTCGTAGGCAATAAAAGTGCTTTCCCTGGTCGCAGCGCCGGAGATTTGCAAAATGCCGAGGAGCTCAGAGTTGACTGTGCTAAGATCCCCATCCCACCTAGGAAGGACCTCAGTCTCCTGacctggccccctcctccccgccccactgCTGCTGAGAGCTCTGAAAGTCGGTCCCGGCGCCTGGAAGTTATTAGCAAGGCACTGGGCCCGGGGGGACTCAAGCCTTGGAAGGACCCGGCCCGGCAGAGCGACTGCAACTGGGTACAGTGGGAATGCGATGTGCAAGCCGGCGCAGGTGAGTGGACTCCAGCCGGCTCTGCGGCTGGACCCAAGGCCGTCCCAGCAGGGCTCAGAGGCTCTGGGGAAGTCAAAACAcagggagccctagccggtttgctcagtggatagagccttggcttgcagactgaagggttccgggttccattctggtcaagggcacatgcccggattgtgggcaggaggcagccgatcaatgaattctctctcatcactgatgcttctatctctcttcccctctcccttgctctctgaaatcaattgaaaaacaaaacatggagAAGCGCAGAGACCTGGCCCTCGGGAGAGAAGACACAGCAAACCCAGAGCTAGGGTTATTGCTCAGGAGGGGTCTTTGCCAGGAAAGACTGGCCTCCACAGAGGGCCTTCTGGTTACACACGCGTCTATCAGTTGatgtctttgtctccccattaaGCTCCTATCGTCCCAGTTGGGGTTCCCCAGCCTGGGAGCAGGGGTGAGAGGGGTCCCTATAGAGGAGTGACTGGATCCATCCAACCAGATTCTGGGACAGAAACCCCTGCCAAGCCAGGGACAAACTCTGAGGACGGGGATGGTCATTCCTATTTTATCTGCATCCAGGTGTCATTcactcttctcttccctcccacagCTCACCGAACCCAGGGCTCACACCCGGGTGAGCACCTCCACTGGCCTCCTTTGT harbors:
- the LBX2 gene encoding transcription factor LBX2, whose translation is MSSGPEPRTARTPFSIADILGPSTVPRGPSAPQLPESSPGPTSPLGALEELTSNAFRGLDGLALQPSEGRAAPDAPGHGPAGRRRRKSRTAFTAQQVLELERRFGFQKYLAPSERDGLAARLGLANAQVVTWFQNRRAKLKRDVEEMRADVASLRAWNPEVQGRLALPDSARGRGLGLGLGLGPARPDSGPHLSDEEIQVDD